A genomic stretch from Acropora palmata chromosome 13, jaAcrPala1.3, whole genome shotgun sequence includes:
- the LOC141864479 gene encoding uncharacterized protein LOC141864479 gives MPPWVLRMLNSLIFDFFWKTKCELVTRAVVVQPPSLGGFSVVNVKLKVSSLLSQWVRRFAANPSGWTLLMTYWFLSCFGTSPSVVLARPNSFNHSILPAFYSSLLLAWRSLDGSFDNRLSSLVFASRDPHARRVVADLSSKIGYLFLLDENYAVPHCVEKFRPTFGALYWPSTWRQLHFANFDRSVLDFSWKVAHGVVLTAQRLISFGLHVSQHCFCGPVLESLSHLLFACPLAQSVLSWLQSLMFRYSPMSPVLLLRHVLFGFNLEELRLLPRVFVYILNVCKFCIWLARNDLRFRSLQPGAIPVIESVKARVKFHLTVFFKHQRTARGRRFFTRRWGANGVIASFAGGNLTFAL, from the coding sequence ATGCCCCCGTGGGTTTTGAGGATGCTTAActctttgatttttgactttttctggaAAACCAAATGCGAGCTGGTGACGCGTGCTGTAGTTGTTCAACCGCCTTCTCTTGGTGGGTTCTCTGTCGTTaatgtgaaattaaaagtgtcATCACTGCTTAGCCAATGGGTTAGGCGTTTTGCTGCGAACCCTTCAGGTTGGACTCTTCTAATGACCTACTGGTTCTTGTCCTGTTTCGGTACTTCTCCTTCTGTGGTCCTTGCACGACCAAATAGCTTTAACCATAGTATTCTTCCTGCGTTCTACTCTTCACTTTTGCTAGCCTGGCGCTCCCTTGATGGTTCCTTTGATAATAGGCTTTCTTCGCTAGTTTTCGCGTCCAGAGATCCTCATGCCCGCAGAGTCGTGGCGGATTTATCTTCAAAAATAGGAtatcttttcttgcttgatgAAAATTATGCTGTTCCTCAttgtgttgaaaaatttaggccTACCTTTGGCGCACTTTATTGGCCGTCCACTTGGCGTCAACttcattttgctaattttgacCGTTCAGTTTTGGACTTCTCTTGGAAGGTCGCTCATGGTGTTGTTTTGACTGCCCAGCGTCTTATATCCTTTGGCTTGCATGTGTCTCAGCACTGTTTTTGTGGTCCCGTTCTTGAGTCGCTAAGTCACCTCCTGTTTGCTTGCCCTCTTGCGCAGAGTGTACTGTCTTGGCTCCAGTCATTAATGTTTCGTTACTCTCCCATGTCCCCTGTTCTGTTGCTTCGCCATGTCCTTTTCGGGTTTAATCTTGAAGAACTTCGTCTTCTGCCtcgtgtttttgtgtacattttgaatgtgtgtaaattttgcatttggctTGCCAGAAATGACCTTCGCTTTCGTTCTCTCCAGCCCGGCGCCATACCAGTTATTGAGAGCGTTAAGGCGCGAGTTAAATTCCATTTAACCgtctttttcaaacatcaaaGGACTGCGCGCGGTCGTCGTTTCTTCACTCGTCGCTGGGGGGCCAATGGTGTCATTGCATCTTTTGCTGGTGGTAATCTAACTTTTGCCTTATAA